DNA from Massilia antarctica:
GCCACCATGCGCTCGACCACTTCCTTCTGCAGCATGAAATGCTGGTCTTCGATCAGGTGCGCGAATTCGGCCAGGTGAAACAAGAGCGGGCTCGAAATATTGTATGGCAGGTTGCCGACCACCCTGAGCTTCTGCGCTTGCGGCACCGGAATCTGGCCGTAGTCGAACTTGAGCGCGTCGCCCGAGTGGATGGTCAGCTTCTCGCGCGGGAAGTTGTTTTCCAGGCGCGCGACCAGGTCGCGGTCCAGTTCCACCACGTGCATATGGTCCAGGCGCTTGAGCAGCAGCGCCGTCATGGCGGCCAGGCCCGGCCCGATTTCGACCATCGCCTGGCCCTTCTCGGGTCCGATGGCGTCGATGATGTTATCGAGGACGAGTTTGTCGGTCAAAAAATTCTGGCCGAAGCGCTTGCGGGCGACGTGTTTCATATTCTTCTTCTCAAAATCTGTTTAAAGGCGCGATGCACCATGGGTAGCAGCGGCGTCCACCATGTGCAGGGCGGTGCGGATGGCTTGTTCCATGCTGCCGCAGTCGGCGCGGCCCAGGCCCGCCGCAGCCAGGTCGAGCGCGGTGCCGTGGTCGACCGAGGTGCGGATCAGCGGCAGGCCGAGCGTGATGTTCACGCCGCGTCCGAAGGTGGCGTATTTGAGCACCGGCAGGCCCTGGTCGTGGTACATGGCCAGCACGCAGTCGGCTTCCATCAGGTATTTGGGCTGGAACAGGGTATCGGCCGGATACGGCCCGCGCGCGTCGATGCCGAGCGCGCGCGCCTGCTCCAGTGCCGGCGTGATGGTGTCGATTTCTTCGCGCCCCAGGTAGCCGTTCTCGCCCGCGTGCGGATTGAGGCCGGTGACCAGGATGCGCGGCTCGGCAATGCCGAATTTGGTTTTCAGGTCGTGATGAATGATGCCGATCACCCGCCCCAGACCCTCGCGCGTGATCGCCGCCGAGACATCCTTGAGCGGCAAATGGGTGGTGGCCAGCGCCACCCGCAGCGGCAGCTTGTCGGCTTCGGTCGCGCCGGCCAGCATCATCACCACCTGCGCGGTGCCGGTCATGTCGGCCAGGTATTCGGTGTGGCCCGAAAAGGCCACGCCGGCATCGTTGATGGTGCTCTTTTGCAGGGGCGCGGTGACGATGGCGTCGAACCAGCCGGCGCGCGCGCCTTCGACCGCCAGGTCGAGCGTGGCCAGCACCGCGCGCCCGTTGGCCGGATCGAGCACACCCGGCACCACATGGGCGCCGAGCGGCACGTCGATCACGGCGATGCGCGAAGGCCCGAAGTGCGGCAGGCCGCCATTGCGCAGCGCCTGCACCGACAGCGCGGCCAGTTTGATAGCGGGGTCGATCAGGCTGGCGGTGAGCGCCAGGAAGGCGGCGTCGCCGAGCAGCACGCAGTTGACCTGCGCGCGCATGGCCCAGGCGGCGCGGATCGAGATTTCCGGCCCGATCCCGGCCGGTTCGCCCGTGGTGATGGCGATCGCCGGCCGTGTGCTTGCCTGGTGCATCGGCTTACTTGTTTTCGTCGCGGAACTCGACGTAGGCGCGGTCGCGCACCTGGCGCGCCCAGTCTTCGGTGGCTTCTTCGAGCTTGCGGTCGCGGATTACCTGGCGCGCGGCCGTGCGCACCCGTTCCTTGTTCTGGTCGTCGCTCTTGCGTTCCAGGACTTCGATCAGGTGGAAACCATACGGCGTTTCGACCACGCCGCTCAACTCGCCCGGCTTGAGCGTGCTCATGGCGGTCTCGAATTCGGGTACGACGTCGCCCGGGTACAGCCAACCGAGGTCGCCGCCCTTGCTGGCCGAACCGTCGTTGGAGAACAGGCGCGCCAGTTCCTCGAACTTGGCGGCCTTGTTGTCGAGGCGTTCCTTCAATTCGGTCAGCTTGCGCTTGGCGTCGGCCGCCGTCATGGTCGGGCTGACCTTGAGCAGGATGTGGCGCGCGTGGGTCTGCTGCACCGCCGCCGGCGCACTGGCGTCGGCCAGGTTGCGCTTGTCGACCATCTTGAGGATGTGGAAACCGGTGGTGCTTTTCAGGACCGGCGTGACCTGGCCCGGCTTGAGCTTGGACAGGGCGTCGGAGAACAGCGGCGGCAGGCGTTCGGCGGCGCGCCAGCCGATTTCGCCGCCTTTGAGCGCGTCGCTCGAATCGGAATAGGTGGCGGCGATCTTGGCGAAGTCCGCGCCGGTACGCAGCTGGCGCATCACCTCGTCGGCGCGCGCGCGGCGTGCGGCGATCTGCTCGGGCGAGGCGTTTTCGGGGATGCGCACCATGATCTGCGACAGGTTCATTTCGACCTTGTCGGCGGCGGCGGCTTTTTCGGCGGCCAGGTAGGTGTCCACTTCGGCGTCGGAAATCTGGATCTTGTTGTCGACTTCATGCTCGCGCAGGCGCTGCATCATGATTTCGCTGCGGATCTCTTCGCGGAAAGCGGCGAAGGTGGTGCCGCTCTTTTCCATCTGGTTGCGCATGTCCTGCACCGACATCTTTTGCTGCTCGGCGATGCGGCCGATGGCGCGGTCGAGCATGGTGTCGTCGACACGCACGCCCATTTCCTTGGCCAGCTGCATCTGGGCGCGTTCGACGATCATGCGCTCGATGACCTGGCGCTGCAGGTCGGCCGCTTCGGGCACGGGCGCGTTCTGCGACTTCATCGCGCCTTCGACGGCGCGCACGCGCGCGGCGATTTCATTGCGGGTGATGACTTCATCGTTGACCACCACGGCGATCGAATCGATGACATTGGCGGAGGCCGAGGCCGGCGGCAGGAAGCCGCTCGACGGCTTGGCCGCCGGCGCTGGCGCCGGCTTGACCGGGGCGCCTGGCTTGGCGGGAGCGCCCTGCGCGACGGCCTGTCCTGTGCACAGGGCGCACAGCAAGGTCGCTGCGATCTTGAGTTGGTGCATACGGATATTACGCATAATCTGGGAAGCACTCATATTCAGGTGAAATTCGGTGAATAAAAAATCCGACGTCCCGCTTAACGGCCCGGGCCCGGATTGAGCCTCGTATAACCTGGAACGCTCTTGTAAAACGAGTCGAGCGGATTGCCGAAACCAAGCTTGGACAGGCCGTTCAGCTCAAGCTGGACGAACGCCTGGGTCGAGGTATTGCGCGTGGTCGTCACAAAACGCTGACCGCCCATGCGGAACACCCAGCAATCGGCCTGGTATTCCAGCCCGACCAGGCTTTCGACCACCTTGTGGCTCAGGACCGAGTAATTCATCCGGCCCACGCCATACCAGCGCTTCGAGAGCGGCCACTGGGACGATATCATCGCATTCTTGACGCTGTCGCGCAGGAAGCGATATTCCGCGTTGATGACTTTTTTCTCGCCCGGCTGCCACTGCACCCCGTAGTTGGACGCGACCACGCTGCTGGCGCTGGCATTGTATTGCACCGCGCTGTCGAAGTTCCATTTCTCGGAAATCCGTCCGGACGCCTGCAGCAGCACGTCGGAGCGGCTTTCGGTGCGCGGCGCGTTGGCCTGCAGCTGCACCCTCTGCTCGTTCAGATAATAACGCTGCCCGAACACCAGGCGCAGGCGCTCGGCGCCGTTCGACTCCAGAAAGCGTGAGACCAGGGCCGCCGTCATTTGGTTCGCGTCCGACACCCGGTCGTTGCCGATAAAGCGGTTTTCGCTGAAGATCTGGGCCATGTTGAAGCTGGCTTCGAAGGTATCGAAATTCGGAAACTTGCTCTGGTCCTTGTACGGCGTGTACACGTAGAACAGGCGCGGTTCGAGCGTCTGCGTCATCTGGCGTCCGACCAGCTTGGCATCGCGCTCGAACACCAGGCCGCTGTCGAGCGAAAAGGTGGGCAGCACGCGCGTGAGCGAGGTCGGGGCGTTGGCGACGCTGTCGACACCACGGCCAAGCTCGTACGCGCTGGCGTGCAGGCTGAGCTTGGGCGTGATGTGGTAACCGGGACGCACGATCGGATAACTGATCTGCGGCATCACGACCGCACGGTTGCCGGTCGGCAGGTCCGGATGGGAAAAACGGGTCATTTCGGTGTCGACCGCCCAGTCGAAGCCGTTGACGTCGTAGCGGCCGGAATGAAACAACAGTTCCGGCAGGCGCGCATACGGACGCGCAATGAAGAAATTCGGATCCTGCAAAATCTGGTAGCTTTGCGCCCGCAGCGACATATTCCAGTGCTCGGCGCGATAGTCGGTGCGCACTTCGCGCACCAGCTGGCGTTCGGCGCTGCTGGAAATCGATTGCGAGAAGTCGCTCGGATAATTGTCATCCGAGGCCCCGTTCAGGTTCCAGCCCAGGGACAGGCCGCGCGCGATGCCCTGGTTGTGCAGGGAATTGATGCGCCAGCGGTCGGTCTTGGTGATCTTATCGTTGGGCAAAACTTCGGCATGGGTCTGGCCGGCATAGCCGCCATAGTCGTTTTCGCCCAGATAGCGCGCGGTGGCGCCGAACTGGATGCCGCGGTCGAGCATCCAGCGCGGATACAGGGTCAGGTCGCGGTTGGGCGCGATGTTCACGTAGTAAGGCTGCAAGACCTCGGCGCGGCCCTTGGAGCGCAGGCCCACGGTCGGCGGCAGCCAGCCCGAGCGGCGCGCGCCCGACAGCGAGAACGATAGCGCCGGCGTGCCGATGATCGGCACACCCTTGAAATAGATCACGGTCTTGCCGGCCACGCCGACGTCGCGCCCGGCGTCCAGGCGCAGGGTGTTCGACTTGAGGTACCAGTCGGGCGTGAGGCCTTCGCAGGTGGTGTAGGTACCGTCGCTGACGATGGCTTCGTCTTCGCTGATGAAATCGACCCGCCTGGCCGCGCCCTGCGCGTTGTTGAGTCCCATGCGGTACTCGGGACGCAGCACCCAGCCCTTGCCCGAAGACAAGTTCAGCTGCAGCTCATCGCCCTTGTAGGTATCGCCGAAGCGTTCCATCCAGACATTGCCGTTGGCGGTGACTTCATTCTCGACGTTCTTGAAACAGGCGCGGTCGGCTTTCATCCGGGTTTGTCCCCGGCTCAGTTCGACACTGCGCTCAAGAATGAGTTCGCGTTCGGGGCGGCCGGAAATTTCCTCTGCGCGTACGGTCACGGGCAGGTTCGGATCTTCGGTACGTTCGCGCTTTTGGACGTTCTGGACGGTTTGGGCGTGCAAGGGCACCGCGGTGGCGGTGACGAGCGCCGTCAGGGCATAGGCCCAACGCTGCGAGGGGAGAGCTGCCGGTTTTTTCCAGCTCATGAAATGACGTGTGCAAACACCATGGCAGGCGATTTTTTGAGTTTAATCCCTTATTATATGGGAATCTTCATCTTCAATCGGATTCTCAGGCTGCATCATGTCTTCAACCCTCCCCACCGCCCCCGCAACATCGTCGGACACCCGCCTGACGCAGCTCACCACCTGGCTCGATACCCTGGGCTTGGTGCAGGTCGAATCGCGCCGTCCGGCCTCGGCCGACGCCAGCTTCCGCCGCTACTTCCGGCTCAACGTCGCGCCCGCACTGCGCGCCAAACTGGGCGACACCCTGATCGCCATGGATGCCCCGCCCGAGCGCGAAAACGTGCCGGCCTTCATCCACGTGCAAGGCTTGCTGCTGGCGGCCGGCGTGTCGGTGCCGGCCATCGTGGCGCAGGATGTGGCCAATGGCTTCCTGCTGCTGTCCGACCTGGGCAGCACCACTTACCTGCAGCGCCTCGACGTCGACAATGCGCCCTTCATGTACTCGGATTCGGTGGACGCGCTGATCAAGTTCCAGCTTGCCAGCGAACCGGGCGTGCTGCCCGACTACGACCGCGCCTTCATCGAGCGCGAGCTGAACCTGTTCCCGGAATGGTTCGTCGGCAAGCACCTTGGCGTGACCATGACGCCGGCACAAAGTGCCACCCTGACCAAGGTGTTCGAGGCGATCATCGCCAACAACCTGGCCCAGCAACAGGTTTTCATGCACCGCGATTTCCATTCGCGCAACCTGATGTTCATGGACCAGGGCAATCCCGGCGTGCTGGACTTCCAGGATGCCGTGTTCGGCCCGGTCACCTATGACCTGGCCTCGCTGCTGCGCGACGCCTATGTGCAGTGGGATGAAGAAATCGTGCTCGACTGGGTGGTGCGCTACTGGCAGCGCGCCAAGGCGGTCGGGCTGCCGGTCAATCCGGACATCGACGCGTTTTACCAGGACTTCGAATTCATGGCCTTGCAGCGCCACCTGAAAATCCTCGGCATCTTCTGCCGCCTGAACTACCGCGACGGCAAGAGCGCCTACCTGGGCGATCTGCCGACCGTGATCGACTACGTGCGCAAGACCTGCAACCGCTACATCGTCCTCAAACCGCTGGCGCGCCTGCTCGACGCCTTCGAGGACAAGGTGCCGCAAGTGGGCTACACCTTCTGATGCGGGGCCACTCATGAAAGCCATGATCCTGGCCGCCGGCCGCGGCGAACGCATGCGGCCACTGACCGACCATTGTCCCAAGCCGCTGCTGAAAGTGCGCGGCCGCCCGCTGATCGTCTGGCACATCCTGAACCTGGTGCGCGCCGGGATCACCGAGATCGTCATCAACCACGCGTACATGGGCGAGATGATCGAGCGCGAACTGGGCGACGGCGGCAAGTACGGCGCGCGCATTGCCTACTCGCCCGAAACGGTGGCGCTGGAGACGGCCGGCGGCATCGCCAAAGCGCTGCCCCTGCTGGGCGACGAACCGTTCCTGGTGCTGTCGGCCGACATCTACTGCCCCTACTTCGATTTTTCCCAGGTCACCGACGTGCTGGTGGACGAAGACATGTGGGGCAATCCCTACCCGCCTGAAAAGCGCGACGCCTGCTGGATTTACCTCACGCCGAATCCCTTCCACAATCCCAAGGGCGACTTCGGCCTGACCATGTACCAGGTGGCCAACCATGCCGCGACGATGTGGAATTTCTCGAACATCGGCGTGTACCGGCCGGAGATGTTCAAGGCGATCGCCCCGGGCACGCATGCGCGCCTGGGCACCCTGATCCGCCAGTACGCGGACCTGGGCCAGGTGGGCGGCGAAATCTATGAAGGCGACTGGGTCAACGTCGGCACGGTGGCGCAGCTCGACGAACTGAACGCGCCGCCTGGCGCGCGCAAAGGGGCACCATGAACGACGCCATGACCGGCGCCTTCGCGGCGCGGCGCGCGCGCCTGTGCGCGGCGATGCAGCCGGGCGCGGTGGCGATCCTGCCGACCGCGCCGGAAGTGCAGCGCAACAGCGACAGCGACTATCCCTACCGCCACGACAGCTATTTTTACTACCTGACCGGCTTCACGGAACCGGACAGCGTGCTGGTACTGGTGGCCGGCCACGGCAGCACGGCGGCGCAGGCGATCCTGTTCTGCCGCCAGAAGAACGTCGAGCGCGAAATCTGGGATGGCTTTCGCCACGGTCCCGAGGGTGCGCGCCTCGCCTTCGGCGTCGATGCCGCGTTCCCGATCGAGGAACTCGATACCGAAATGGCCAGGCTGCTGGCCAACGCCCCGGCGGCGTATTACGCGCTCGGGCACAGCGCCGCGCTCGACATGCAAATGAAGAACTGGCTGCTGGCGGTGCGGCGCCAGGCGCGCACCGGCGTCACCGCGCCGGCCGTGGCGCACGACCTGCTGGCGATCCTCGATGAAATGCGCCTGTTCAAGGACGACCACGAACAAGCCGTCATGCTGCGCGCCGCCACCATCTCGGGCAAGGCGCACGAACGCGCCATGCGCGCCTCGAAACCCGGCATGTACGAATACGAGATCGAGGCCGAAGTGCTGCACGAGTTTCGCCGCAGCGGCGCCCAGTATCCGGCCTACACGCCGATCGTGGCGTCGGGCGCGAACGCCTGCGTGCTGCACTACAACGCCAACAACGCGCAAACGCGCGACGGCGACCTGGTGCTGATCGACGCCGGCTGTGAACTGGATAGCTACGCCGCCGACATCACCCGCACCTACCCCGTCAACGGCCGCTTCAGCGGCCCGCAGCGTGTGCTGTACGAGCTGGTGCTGGCAGCGCAGAACGCGGCGCTGGCGGTGGTGCGGCCCGGCCGCAAGTACAGCGACATCCACGATGCCGCCACGCGCGTGCTGGCACAGGGCATGCTCGACCTGGGCCTGCTGGACAAGGGCAAGTTCGGCGGCGTCGACGACGTCATCGCCGAGCGCGCGCAGCAGCAGTTCTACATGCACGGCACCGGCCACTGGCTGGGCCTGGACGTGCACGATGCCGGCGCTTACCGCGACCTCGCGGTGGAAGACAAGCCATCGCGCCCGCTGCAGCCCGGCATGGTGCTGACGGTGGAACCGGGCATTTATGTGCGGCCGGCCGACGGCGTGCCGGAACAGTTCTGGCACATCGGCATCCGCATCGAGGATGACGTGCTGGTCACCCCGGGCGGACATACCATCCTGAGCGCTTGCGCCCCCAAGCTGGCGGACGATATCGAACAACTGATGCGAACCTGATGGATAACACACACACATTCGACGTGGCGATCTGCGGCGCCGGCCCGGTGGGCATGGCGCTGGCCGCCCTGCTGGCGCGGCGCGGCATGGATGACAAGCGCATTGGCCTGATCGACGCCAGGGCGCTGGGCGCGGCGCTGGGCGACCCGCGCTCGATCGCGCTGTCGTACGGCAGCCGCCTGCTGCTGGAAGAAATCGGCGCCTGGCCTCTTCCCGCCACGGCCATCCATCAGGTCCACGTGTCGCGCCGCGGCCATTTCGGGCGCAGCCTGATCGACCGCGCCGAGCATGGCGTGGAGGCGCTCGGTTACGTGGCGCGCTACGGCGACCTGGTGTCGGCCCTGTCGGCGGCATGCGAACGCGCCGGCGTGGTGGCGCTACGGCCGGCGCGCGTGAGCGGCCACACGGAGCGTGCCGACGGGGTCGGGCTGACCCTCGACGATGGCCGCGCGCTGGACGCCGCGGTGGTGGTGCAGGCCGAAGGCGGCGTGTTCGGCGAACAGGATGCCAGGTCGCGCACGCACGACTACCGGCAGACGGCGGTGATTGCGCGGATCAGCGCCAGCGCGCCGCTTGCACACCGCGCGTACGAGCGCTTTACCGGCGACGGGCCGCTGGCCTTGCTGCCGCAGGACGGCGCCGATGGCCATCAGTATGCGCTGGTGTGGTGCGTGCGGCCGGAGCGCGCGCAGGCGCTGCTGGCGCTCGATGATGCGGCCTTCCTGGCGCAGCTGGGCGAGGCCTTCGGGCAGCGCCTGGGACGATTTACCGCGACCGGCGCGCGCAGTGCCTATCGGCTCGGGCTCAATGCCGAACCGGCTGCGACAAAGCGCACGGTGGCGATCGGAAATGCGGCCCAGACCTTGCACCCGGTGGCGGGACAGGGCTTGAACCTGGGCTTGCGCGACGCCGCCGTGCTGGCGCGGCTGCTTGCGCGCGAGGCCGGGCCGGCGGCACTAAGCGCGTTCGCGGGCGAGCGCCAGACCGACCGCAAGCTGGTGGTGGAGCTGACCGACACGATGGCGCGCGCGTTCGCGCACAAGGGACCGGGGCAGGCGCTGCTCGGATTGTCGCTTGGCTTGCTCGACACATTCAACCCGGCGAAAAATCTGCTGGGTGAATGGATGATGTTCGGACGGCGCTGATACCGGCGTTTAAAACTCTTCCCAATCCTCGGCCGGCGCGGTGCCGGCCAGCTGCTTTTTCACCGGTGCGCGCAGCGCCGGCTTGGGCGTGCCGCGTGCCGCCGGCTGGCGCGGCGCCGACACCGCCACGCCGGCATTGAGCTTGAATACGCTGACCACGGCGGCCAGCTGGCGCGCCTGGTCCTGCATCGCTTCGGACGCCGCCGCCGCCTCTTCCACCAGCGCCGCGTTTTGCTGCGTCACCTGGTCCATCTGCGCGACCGCCTGGTTGATCTGCTCGATCCCAAGGGTCTGCTCCTGGCTGGCCGCCGCGATGTCGCCCATGATATCGGTCACCCGGCGGATGCTCTGGACGATATCGTCCATCGTGCTGCCCGCCTCGTTGACCAGTTTGCCGCCCGCCTCGACCTGCTCGACCGAGCTGCCGATCAGGCTCTTGATTTCCTTTGCCGCCTGGGCCGAGCGCTGCGCCAGGTTGCGCACCTCGCTCGCCACTACCGCAAACCCGCGTCCCTGCTCGCCCGCGCGCGCCGCTTCCACCGCCGCATTCAAGGCCAGGATATTGGTCTGGAACGCGATCCCGTCGATCACGCCAATGATGTCGACGATCTTCTTGCTGGCCTCGTTGATGCGGCCCATCGTATCGACCACATTGCCGATCACGTTACCGCCCTTGGTGGCCACGTCCGACGCCGTCGCGGCCAGGGTGCTGGCCTCGCGCGCGTTGTCGGCGCTCTGCTTGACGGTGGATGTGAGTTCTTCCATCGACGATGCGGTTTCCTCCAGCGAGCTGGCTTGTTGCTCGGTGCGGCTCGACAGGTCCAGGTTGCCGGCCGCGATCTCGGACGAGGCGACGGAAATCGTATCGGTGCCCTGGCGCACCTGACGCACCACGTCGACCAGGCTGTCGTTCATCTTTTGCAGCGCCGTGAGCAACTGGCCGATTTCGTCGTTCGATTCGATCTTGACGGTGTCGGTCAGATTGCCGCCGGCGATGCTGTTGGCAAAGCGCAGCGCCTCGGCGATTGAGCGCGAGATGCCGCGAATGAGCGCCGCGCCGATCAAGAGGCCAAGGGCCGCGCTAAAGACAATCAGGCCGATGGCAAGCGCGCGCGCCGTCTCGAAACGCGCGGTGGCTTGCTCATACTCGGATTTGCCGACGCCAAGCTGGTACTTGATCAGCGCATTCATGTTGTCGCGCACCGGCTGGAAGGTCTTGGACAGCGCACCGTTCACCAAGGCGACCGCGGCCGGCACGTCCTTGGCGCGAAACGCGGCCAGGGTGGGCTTGATCCCCTGCGCCACGAACGCTTCCCGGCTCGCTTCAAACTTGGCCGCGATGATCTTTTCGTCGGGGGTCAGGTAGGTCAGCATATATTGGCCCCACACCGCCGTGACGGTCTTCACGCGCTGTTCGACTTCGTCGGCCACGGCGCCCAGGCCAGCCGGGTCGGCGCTGACCGCCTTCGACAGGCCGGTCTGGTTTTGCTGGATCTCGGTCAGCACTTCGGCCAGCATGCCCACCGCCACCAGGCGGTCCTCGTACACCGTTTTGAGCGCTTCGTTGGTCACGCTCAGGTTGCGCAAGCCGAGCAGGCCAATGAGCAGCGAAATCACGCTGAGCACCGCGATGACGAAAATGAGCCGTACCTTGATCGTCAGATTCTTAAACATGGTCGGTGACCTTTCAGCATTCGTTGTAGGAACCAGATGCGCATGGCGGGGCGCGACGTGAAAAACCTGTCCTAAAAGAAATATACGCAACTTGGGCAGTGAGTTAAAGGGCGCTCTATCAACATAGGACAAATTCAGCGCCGCTTGTGTTTGTGATGCGACAAGTGGAATTGTCATTTTCATAAGGAAAGTACTCAAACTCCCCCGCCGCGAGGCGCTCCATTACGTCGACTTGCTGCAATTTCGTCAGCGCTGCCGGACGACCCAAGATCGTTCCTTCAGCGCGTGCGCGCGAGATACCGGCCTGGGTGCGCTCGATCAGTAGGTCGCGTTCGAATTGAGCG
Protein-coding regions in this window:
- the rsmA gene encoding 16S rRNA (adenine(1518)-N(6)/adenine(1519)-N(6))-dimethyltransferase RsmA, yielding MKHVARKRFGQNFLTDKLVLDNIIDAIGPEKGQAMVEIGPGLAAMTALLLKRLDHMHVVELDRDLVARLENNFPREKLTIHSGDALKFDYGQIPVPQAQKLRVVGNLPYNISSPLLFHLAEFAHLIEDQHFMLQKEVVERMVAAPGSKVYGRLSVMLQWRYDMSLMFIVPPTAFDPPPQVESAIVRMVPTARKLACDGPTLEAVVMKAFSQRRKVIRNCVAGMFTEAQLIEAGIDPSTRPETVSLEQYVALSNLLKQPA
- a CDS encoding aminoglycoside phosphotransferase family protein — its product is MSSTLPTAPATSSDTRLTQLTTWLDTLGLVQVESRRPASADASFRRYFRLNVAPALRAKLGDTLIAMDAPPERENVPAFIHVQGLLLAAGVSVPAIVAQDVANGFLLLSDLGSTTYLQRLDVDNAPFMYSDSVDALIKFQLASEPGVLPDYDRAFIERELNLFPEWFVGKHLGVTMTPAQSATLTKVFEAIIANNLAQQQVFMHRDFHSRNLMFMDQGNPGVLDFQDAVFGPVTYDLASLLRDAYVQWDEEIVLDWVVRYWQRAKAVGLPVNPDIDAFYQDFEFMALQRHLKILGIFCRLNYRDGKSAYLGDLPTVIDYVRKTCNRYIVLKPLARLLDAFEDKVPQVGYTF
- a CDS encoding methyl-accepting chemotaxis protein, coding for MFKNLTIKVRLIFVIAVLSVISLLIGLLGLRNLSVTNEALKTVYEDRLVAVGMLAEVLTEIQQNQTGLSKAVSADPAGLGAVADEVEQRVKTVTAVWGQYMLTYLTPDEKIIAAKFEASREAFVAQGIKPTLAAFRAKDVPAAVALVNGALSKTFQPVRDNMNALIKYQLGVGKSEYEQATARFETARALAIGLIVFSAALGLLIGAALIRGISRSIAEALRFANSIAGGNLTDTVKIESNDEIGQLLTALQKMNDSLVDVVRQVRQGTDTISVASSEIAAGNLDLSSRTEQQASSLEETASSMEELTSTVKQSADNAREASTLAATASDVATKGGNVIGNVVDTMGRINEASKKIVDIIGVIDGIAFQTNILALNAAVEAARAGEQGRGFAVVASEVRNLAQRSAQAAKEIKSLIGSSVEQVEAGGKLVNEAGSTMDDIVQSIRRVTDIMGDIAAASQEQTLGIEQINQAVAQMDQVTQQNAALVEEAAAASEAMQDQARQLAAVVSVFKLNAGVAVSAPRQPAARGTPKPALRAPVKKQLAGTAPAEDWEEF
- the pdxA gene encoding 4-hydroxythreonine-4-phosphate dehydrogenase PdxA; its protein translation is MHQASTRPAIAITTGEPAGIGPEISIRAAWAMRAQVNCVLLGDAAFLALTASLIDPAIKLAALSVQALRNGGLPHFGPSRIAVIDVPLGAHVVPGVLDPANGRAVLATLDLAVEGARAGWFDAIVTAPLQKSTINDAGVAFSGHTEYLADMTGTAQVVMMLAGATEADKLPLRVALATTHLPLKDVSAAITREGLGRVIGIIHHDLKTKFGIAEPRILVTGLNPHAGENGYLGREEIDTITPALEQARALGIDARGPYPADTLFQPKYLMEADCVLAMYHDQGLPVLKYATFGRGVNITLGLPLIRTSVDHGTALDLAAAGLGRADCGSMEQAIRTALHMVDAAATHGASRL
- the murU gene encoding N-acetylmuramate alpha-1-phosphate uridylyltransferase MurU, which gives rise to MKAMILAAGRGERMRPLTDHCPKPLLKVRGRPLIVWHILNLVRAGITEIVINHAYMGEMIERELGDGGKYGARIAYSPETVALETAGGIAKALPLLGDEPFLVLSADIYCPYFDFSQVTDVLVDEDMWGNPYPPEKRDACWIYLTPNPFHNPKGDFGLTMYQVANHAATMWNFSNIGVYRPEMFKAIAPGTHARLGTLIRQYADLGQVGGEIYEGDWVNVGTVAQLDELNAPPGARKGAP
- a CDS encoding LPS-assembly protein LptD gives rise to the protein MSWKKPAALPSQRWAYALTALVTATAVPLHAQTVQNVQKRERTEDPNLPVTVRAEEISGRPERELILERSVELSRGQTRMKADRACFKNVENEVTANGNVWMERFGDTYKGDELQLNLSSGKGWVLRPEYRMGLNNAQGAARRVDFISEDEAIVSDGTYTTCEGLTPDWYLKSNTLRLDAGRDVGVAGKTVIYFKGVPIIGTPALSFSLSGARRSGWLPPTVGLRSKGRAEVLQPYYVNIAPNRDLTLYPRWMLDRGIQFGATARYLGENDYGGYAGQTHAEVLPNDKITKTDRWRINSLHNQGIARGLSLGWNLNGASDDNYPSDFSQSISSSAERQLVREVRTDYRAEHWNMSLRAQSYQILQDPNFFIARPYARLPELLFHSGRYDVNGFDWAVDTEMTRFSHPDLPTGNRAVVMPQISYPIVRPGYHITPKLSLHASAYELGRGVDSVANAPTSLTRVLPTFSLDSGLVFERDAKLVGRQMTQTLEPRLFYVYTPYKDQSKFPNFDTFEASFNMAQIFSENRFIGNDRVSDANQMTAALVSRFLESNGAERLRLVFGQRYYLNEQRVQLQANAPRTESRSDVLLQASGRISEKWNFDSAVQYNASASSVVASNYGVQWQPGEKKVINAEYRFLRDSVKNAMISSQWPLSKRWYGVGRMNYSVLSHKVVESLVGLEYQADCWVFRMGGQRFVTTTRNTSTQAFVQLELNGLSKLGFGNPLDSFYKSVPGYTRLNPGPGR
- a CDS encoding peptidylprolyl isomerase, yielding MHQLKIAATLLCALCTGQAVAQGAPAKPGAPVKPAPAPAAKPSSGFLPPASASANVIDSIAVVVNDEVITRNEIAARVRAVEGAMKSQNAPVPEAADLQRQVIERMIVERAQMQLAKEMGVRVDDTMLDRAIGRIAEQQKMSVQDMRNQMEKSGTTFAAFREEIRSEIMMQRLREHEVDNKIQISDAEVDTYLAAEKAAAADKVEMNLSQIMVRIPENASPEQIAARRARADEVMRQLRTGADFAKIAATYSDSSDALKGGEIGWRAAERLPPLFSDALSKLKPGQVTPVLKSTTGFHILKMVDKRNLADASAPAAVQQTHARHILLKVSPTMTAADAKRKLTELKERLDNKAAKFEELARLFSNDGSASKGGDLGWLYPGDVVPEFETAMSTLKPGELSGVVETPYGFHLIEVLERKSDDQNKERVRTAARQVIRDRKLEEATEDWARQVRDRAYVEFRDENK
- a CDS encoding FAD-dependent monooxygenase; protein product: MDNTHTFDVAICGAGPVGMALAALLARRGMDDKRIGLIDARALGAALGDPRSIALSYGSRLLLEEIGAWPLPATAIHQVHVSRRGHFGRSLIDRAEHGVEALGYVARYGDLVSALSAACERAGVVALRPARVSGHTERADGVGLTLDDGRALDAAVVVQAEGGVFGEQDARSRTHDYRQTAVIARISASAPLAHRAYERFTGDGPLALLPQDGADGHQYALVWCVRPERAQALLALDDAAFLAQLGEAFGQRLGRFTATGARSAYRLGLNAEPAATKRTVAIGNAAQTLHPVAGQGLNLGLRDAAVLARLLAREAGPAALSAFAGERQTDRKLVVELTDTMARAFAHKGPGQALLGLSLGLLDTFNPAKNLLGEWMMFGRR
- the pepP gene encoding Xaa-Pro aminopeptidase yields the protein MNDAMTGAFAARRARLCAAMQPGAVAILPTAPEVQRNSDSDYPYRHDSYFYYLTGFTEPDSVLVLVAGHGSTAAQAILFCRQKNVEREIWDGFRHGPEGARLAFGVDAAFPIEELDTEMARLLANAPAAYYALGHSAALDMQMKNWLLAVRRQARTGVTAPAVAHDLLAILDEMRLFKDDHEQAVMLRAATISGKAHERAMRASKPGMYEYEIEAEVLHEFRRSGAQYPAYTPIVASGANACVLHYNANNAQTRDGDLVLIDAGCELDSYAADITRTYPVNGRFSGPQRVLYELVLAAQNAALAVVRPGRKYSDIHDAATRVLAQGMLDLGLLDKGKFGGVDDVIAERAQQQFYMHGTGHWLGLDVHDAGAYRDLAVEDKPSRPLQPGMVLTVEPGIYVRPADGVPEQFWHIGIRIEDDVLVTPGGHTILSACAPKLADDIEQLMRT